A portion of the Rhinolophus sinicus isolate RSC01 linkage group LG03, ASM3656204v1, whole genome shotgun sequence genome contains these proteins:
- the RETREG1 gene encoding reticulophagy regulator 1 isoform X1: MPEGEDAGPGKSWEVINSKPEERPRLSHCIAESWMNFSVFLQEMSLFKQQSPGKFCLLVCSVCTFFTILGSYIPGVILSYLLLLCAFLCPLFKCNDMGQKIYSKIKSVLLKLDFGIGEYINQKKRERSEADKEKSHKDDSELDFSALCPKISLNVAARELSVSDTDVSEVSWTDNGTFNLSEGYTPQTDTSDDLDRPSEEVFTRDLSDFPSPENGMGTNDEDEISLGLPTELKRKKEQLDSGRRASKERQSAAGLTLPLSSDQTFHLMSNLAGDVITAAVTAAIKDQLEGAQQALSQAAPSPGEDTDTEEVDDFELLDQSELDQIESELGLSQDQEAEAQQNKKSSGFLSNLLGGH; encoded by the exons ctGGGAAGTTATCAATTCCAAACCAGAGGAAAGGCCCAGGCTCAGCCACTGTATTGCAGAATCGTGGATGAATTTCAGCGTATTTCTTCAAGAAATGTCTCTTTTCAAACAGCAGAGCCCTGGCAAG TTTTGTCTCCTGGTCTGCAGTGTGTGCACATTTTTTACGATCTTGGGAAGTTACATTCCTGGGGTTATACTCAGCTATCTACTCT TACTGTGTGCATTTTTGTGTCCACTGTTTAAGTGTAATGATATGGGACAAAAAATATACAGCAAAATCAAATCAGTTCTGCTGAAACTAGATTTTGGAATTGGAGAATATATTAATCAGAAGAAACGTGAGAGATCTG aagcagacaaagaaaaaagtcacaaagaTGACAGTGAATTAGACTTTTCAGCTCTTTGTCCTAAG ATTAGCCTCAACGTGGCCGCCAGAGAGCTCTCTGTGTCTGACACAGACGTATCCGAGGTCTCCTGGACTGACAACGGGACCTTCAACCTTTCAGAAGGATACACTCCACAGACAGACACTTCTGACG ATCTTGACCGACCTAGTGAGGAAGTTTTCACTCGAGATCTTTCAGATTTTCCATCTCCAGAAAATGGCATGGGAACAAATGATGAAGATGAAATAAGTCTTGGCTTGCCCACTGAGCTcaagaggaaaaaggaacagcTGGACAGCGGTCGCAGAGCGAGCAAAGAGAGGCAGTCCGCAGCTGGGCTCACCCTTCCTCTGAGCAGTGACCAAACCTTTCACTTGATGAGCAACCTGGCTGGGGACGTCATCACAGCTGCAGTGACTGCTGCTATCAAGGACCAGTTAGAGGGCGCGCAGCAAGCCCTTAGTCAGGCTGCACCCAGCCCAGGAGAGGACACAGACACTGAAGAAGTGGATGACTTTGAACTCCTTGACCAGTCAGAGCTCGATCAAATTGAGAGTGAATTGGGACTTTCACAAGACCAGGAAGCAGAAGCACAGCAAAATAAGAAGTCTTCAGGCTTCCTTTCAAATCTGCTCGGAGGCCATTAG